A window from Thiomonas sp. FB-Cd encodes these proteins:
- a CDS encoding acyl-CoA dehydrogenase family protein, giving the protein MALDAESFDILLHTIQRFVRERLVPAENYLEEHDDVPADIIDDMKEMGLFGLTVPEEYGGIGLSVSQEVVVNYELGRTAAAFRSVFGTNIGIGSQGILMDGTPEQKAEYLPKVASGELIMSFALTEPDAGTDAASLKTRAELDGDHYVLNGTKRYITNAPRAGAFTLMARTGGSGASGVSSFIVPAHTPGLKLGKNDKKMGQRGTKTCDVILESVRVPVTSIIGGVPGQGFKTAMKVLDRGRLNIAAVSCGMASRILDESRRYARERKQFGKAIGQFQLIQAMLADSQAELLAGWSLVKDVAQRFDGKPAHVSDPDVSMRVSCAKLFATEMVGRVADRGVQIHGGAGYINEYPVERFYRDARLLRLYEGTTQVQQLIIGRELLRAD; this is encoded by the coding sequence ATGGCACTCGACGCCGAATCCTTTGACATCCTGCTGCACACCATCCAGCGCTTCGTGCGCGAGCGACTGGTGCCAGCGGAAAACTACCTCGAAGAGCACGACGACGTGCCGGCCGACATCATCGACGACATGAAGGAAATGGGCCTGTTCGGCCTGACCGTGCCCGAGGAGTACGGCGGCATCGGCCTGTCGGTGAGCCAGGAGGTGGTGGTGAATTACGAGCTCGGACGCACCGCAGCCGCCTTCCGCTCGGTGTTCGGCACCAACATCGGCATTGGCTCGCAAGGCATCTTGATGGACGGCACGCCCGAGCAGAAGGCCGAGTACCTGCCCAAGGTGGCCAGTGGTGAACTGATCATGTCGTTTGCACTCACCGAGCCAGACGCTGGCACCGACGCGGCCTCGCTCAAGACACGGGCTGAGCTCGACGGTGACCACTACGTGCTCAACGGGACCAAGCGCTACATCACCAACGCGCCGCGCGCCGGCGCCTTCACGCTGATGGCTCGCACCGGCGGATCCGGTGCGAGCGGGGTGTCGTCCTTCATCGTGCCGGCCCACACCCCTGGCCTCAAGCTTGGCAAGAACGACAAGAAGATGGGCCAGCGCGGCACCAAGACCTGCGACGTAATCCTGGAGAGCGTGCGCGTGCCCGTGACCAGCATCATCGGCGGTGTGCCGGGGCAGGGTTTCAAGACGGCGATGAAGGTGCTGGACCGCGGCCGCCTCAACATTGCAGCGGTGTCGTGCGGCATGGCGTCGCGCATCCTGGACGAATCACGGCGCTATGCACGTGAGCGCAAGCAGTTCGGCAAAGCGATTGGGCAGTTCCAGCTGATCCAGGCCATGCTTGCCGACAGTCAAGCTGAGCTGCTGGCGGGCTGGTCGCTGGTGAAAGACGTCGCTCAGCGCTTCGATGGCAAGCCGGCGCATGTGTCCGATCCGGACGTCTCGATGCGCGTATCCTGCGCCAAGCTCTTTGCCACCGAGATGGTGGGCCGCGTGGCCGACCGCGGCGTGCAGATTCACGGCGGCGCCGGATACATTAACGAATACCCGGTGGAGCGCTTCTACCGCGATGCGCGCCTGCTGCGTCTGTACGAAGGCACCACGCAAGTCCAGCAACTCATCATCGGTCGGGAGCTTCTGCGCGCCGATTGA
- a CDS encoding AMP-binding protein yields the protein MQVDAPNSSGAVWWPDRSTVEHANLTRFMRALGVESFEALNERASADPAWFHDALIRFLDYRFQRPYEQILDLSEGLAFAHWCVGGTTNVVLNCIDRRRDTARYTQPALVWEGEDGVVTTWTFADIDRETCRLSWGLRNLGLGRGDVIGMYMPNLPQAAAAMLAVAKIGGIVLPMFSGFGADAIAQRLNDGQAKALITVDGSLRRGKPVGAKAIADEALLHCPGVRHVVVLSHLATKHGWTYARDHWWHELAAGAPEDCTAVPTEHMPADDPFLLIFTSGTSGKPKGVVHTHCGFPVKTALDLSICMDLKPEDRFLWMSDMGWLVGPILVFGGLQVGATVVLAEGAPNFPQPDRLWRVIERHRVTYLGLAPTVARLSMSLGDDAIRDIDLTSLRVIVSTGEPWTPEAWQWTFEQVGRRRVPLLNYSGGTEIGGILTGTVIHPLKPCAFAGPVPGTGADVVDAEGNSVGPNVMGELVMRSPSIGLTRGLWHDRERYLQSYWSRLPNLWVHGDFASRDADGMWYVHGRSDDTLKIAGKRTGPFEIEALLMATGLVLDAAAIGVPHAVKGTAVVCVCVPRPGIEVDGAAKILSAAVAEGLGGAFRPAQVVFVGDLPRTRNMKVMRRLVRTAWLGEDSGDLSTLVNPESVEAIRAAYMAQGTT from the coding sequence ATGCAAGTCGATGCCCCCAATTCGTCAGGCGCTGTGTGGTGGCCCGACCGCAGTACTGTGGAACATGCCAACCTCACACGCTTCATGCGTGCGCTCGGGGTTGAAAGTTTCGAGGCGCTCAATGAACGCGCCAGCGCCGATCCGGCGTGGTTTCATGACGCGCTGATCCGCTTCCTCGACTATCGATTCCAGCGACCCTACGAGCAGATCCTGGACCTTAGCGAGGGGCTTGCCTTTGCACACTGGTGCGTGGGTGGCACGACCAACGTGGTGCTCAACTGCATCGACCGGCGACGCGACACGGCGCGCTACACACAACCGGCGCTGGTCTGGGAAGGTGAAGACGGCGTCGTGACCACCTGGACTTTTGCCGACATCGATCGCGAGACATGCCGCCTCAGTTGGGGTCTGCGCAACCTGGGGTTGGGACGTGGTGATGTGATTGGCATGTACATGCCAAACTTGCCCCAGGCTGCGGCCGCGATGCTTGCGGTCGCAAAAATCGGCGGTATTGTGCTTCCCATGTTTTCGGGCTTTGGCGCCGACGCCATCGCGCAGCGCCTGAATGATGGCCAGGCCAAGGCGCTGATCACGGTCGACGGCTCCTTGCGGCGTGGCAAGCCGGTCGGCGCCAAGGCGATCGCCGACGAGGCGCTGCTCCATTGTCCCGGCGTGCGTCACGTCGTGGTCCTGAGCCATCTCGCCACCAAGCATGGATGGACATACGCACGTGATCACTGGTGGCATGAGCTCGCCGCCGGCGCGCCTGAGGACTGCACGGCCGTGCCAACGGAACACATGCCAGCCGACGATCCGTTCCTGCTGATATTTACATCAGGCACCAGCGGCAAGCCGAAGGGCGTCGTGCATACGCATTGCGGTTTCCCGGTCAAGACGGCGCTGGATCTTTCGATCTGCATGGATCTCAAGCCCGAAGACCGCTTCTTGTGGATGTCGGACATGGGTTGGCTGGTCGGTCCGATCCTCGTCTTCGGCGGGCTGCAGGTCGGTGCCACGGTGGTGCTGGCAGAGGGTGCCCCCAATTTCCCGCAGCCTGATCGCCTGTGGCGCGTCATTGAGCGTCATCGCGTTACCTACCTCGGTCTCGCACCCACTGTGGCACGGCTGTCGATGTCGCTTGGGGATGACGCCATCCGAGACATTGATCTCACATCGCTGCGTGTCATTGTCTCCACCGGCGAACCCTGGACTCCCGAAGCCTGGCAGTGGACCTTCGAGCAGGTGGGACGGCGGCGAGTCCCGCTGCTCAACTATTCCGGAGGAACCGAGATTGGCGGCATCCTGACGGGCACGGTGATTCATCCGCTCAAGCCCTGTGCCTTTGCTGGACCGGTGCCGGGCACCGGCGCCGACGTGGTCGATGCCGAAGGCAACAGCGTCGGTCCCAATGTGATGGGCGAGCTGGTGATGCGCAGCCCCAGCATCGGGCTCACGCGTGGTTTGTGGCACGACCGGGAACGCTACCTTCAAAGCTACTGGTCACGCCTGCCCAACCTGTGGGTGCACGGCGACTTCGCCAGCCGCGACGCTGACGGCATGTGGTATGTGCACGGCCGCTCTGACGACACGCTCAAGATCGCTGGCAAGCGCACCGGTCCCTTCGAAATCGAGGCGCTGCTGATGGCGACCGGCCTCGTGCTCGACGCGGCAGCGATCGGCGTGCCGCATGCCGTCAAAGGTACTGCGGTGGTCTGCGTTTGCGTGCCGCGCCCCGGTATCGAGGTGGATGGAGCAGCCAAAATCCTTTCTGCCGCCGTGGCCGAAGGGCTGGGCGGGGCATTTCGGCCAGCCCAAGTGGTCTTCGTTGGCGACCTGCCACGCACTCGCAACATGAAAGTGATGCGCCGCCTCGTCCGTACCGCATGGCTCGGAGAGGACTCGGGCGACCTGAGCACGCTGGTGAACCCGGAATCCGTCGAGGCCATTCGCGCGGCGTACATGGCGCAGGGGACAACGTGA
- a CDS encoding RNA-guided endonuclease TnpB family protein → MQRRKVTFKLDPNAAQAGRLKAWTRLHCELYNAAIEERIDAWGKAGKSISDYAQQNALPQIKADRPELNELGSHALQQTLRRLDLAFQSFFRRVNAGQTPGFPRFKAAKRFSGFAYPDPAGWKLLQNGHRGATLRLGSDSSAMSIRARGQHRFGADAKPDDITLTRRNDQWFVSVTLRVPEEACARQRTDDQRRGVDFGINDWATFDDGQTIANPRWMREELPRLAALQRQRARKRKGSIRYKRLSQRVARLHDRIGNLRRDFVHKETTKLVRQCAVLATEQLAPKTMSRSAKGTVDAPGRRVRQKAGLNREILSAGFGMAHPMLAYKAEETGTRLHLSNTRQLKPSRPKQRVGGAHRRAQHAWDERGGETQTSATATWQVEVCDPRNPHDNRASVLMAGEFIGPKGIVRFRSRSRSECART, encoded by the coding sequence ATGCAACGGCGCAAAGTCACGTTCAAGCTCGACCCCAATGCGGCGCAAGCTGGGCGGCTTAAGGCGTGGACGCGGCTGCACTGCGAGTTGTACAACGCGGCGATCGAAGAGCGCATCGACGCCTGGGGCAAGGCGGGCAAATCCATCAGCGATTACGCGCAGCAGAACGCATTGCCGCAGATCAAGGCCGATCGACCCGAGCTCAACGAACTCGGCAGCCACGCGCTGCAGCAGACGCTGCGGCGGCTGGATCTCGCCTTCCAGTCGTTCTTTCGCCGGGTCAACGCTGGTCAAACGCCCGGCTTCCCGCGGTTCAAGGCCGCCAAGCGGTTCTCCGGCTTTGCCTACCCCGACCCGGCGGGATGGAAGCTGCTGCAAAACGGCCACCGCGGCGCCACGCTGCGGCTTGGCAGCGACAGCAGTGCCATGTCAATCCGGGCGCGTGGGCAGCATCGCTTCGGCGCTGACGCGAAGCCTGACGACATCACCCTCACGCGCAGGAACGATCAGTGGTTCGTGTCGGTGACGCTGCGCGTGCCCGAAGAAGCGTGCGCGCGGCAGCGCACCGATGATCAGCGCCGAGGCGTGGACTTCGGCATCAACGATTGGGCAACGTTCGACGACGGACAGACGATTGCGAACCCGCGCTGGATGCGCGAGGAACTGCCGCGCCTTGCCGCGCTGCAACGCCAGCGCGCACGCAAGCGCAAGGGGTCGATCCGATACAAGCGATTGAGCCAGCGCGTGGCGCGGCTGCATGATCGCATCGGCAACCTGCGCCGGGACTTCGTGCACAAGGAAACAACCAAGCTGGTACGGCAATGCGCCGTCCTGGCGACTGAGCAATTGGCCCCGAAGACCATGAGCCGCAGCGCGAAGGGCACGGTGGATGCACCGGGCCGGCGCGTGCGGCAAAAGGCCGGACTCAACCGGGAGATCCTCTCGGCGGGGTTCGGCATGGCGCATCCGATGCTCGCGTACAAAGCGGAAGAAACTGGTACGCGGCTGCATCTGAGCAACACGCGCCAGCTCAAACCGTCGCGACCAAAACAGCGCGTTGGTGGTGCTCATCGACGCGCACAACACGCCTGGGACGAGCGTGGCGGCGAGACCCAAACCTCGGCCACGGCAACGTGGCAAGTCGAAGTCTGTGACCCGCGAAACCCCCACGACAACCGCGCAAGCGTTTTAATGGCGGGAGAGTTCATTGGACCGAAGGGCATCGTGCGTTTTCGATCGCGCTCCCGTTCCGAGTGCGCGAGGACTTGA
- the tnpA gene encoding IS200/IS605 family transposase, whose protein sequence is MVFVTKYRRKTLTPELLGYLRGAFVDCLAAWRCHLIEFGGESDHVHLLIDIHPALNISVLINNLKTASARRARIRFAQHLSAFYSKPLFWHRAYYVGSVGGVRPLRPSAPTWTRRAPSSMRASPKQKEENRPLDPPLPGRLRLCDAARQPGRGRGMREHVFNQGRNGPRSRPCRTRSVWTEVRPSSSGL, encoded by the coding sequence ATCGTTTTTGTGACCAAGTACCGACGCAAGACGCTCACACCAGAATTGCTCGGCTACTTGCGCGGCGCGTTCGTCGACTGCCTTGCGGCGTGGCGATGCCATCTCATCGAGTTCGGCGGCGAGAGCGACCATGTGCACTTGCTGATCGACATCCATCCGGCGCTGAACATTTCGGTGTTGATCAACAACCTCAAGACCGCCAGCGCACGTCGCGCTCGGATCCGATTCGCGCAGCATCTCAGCGCGTTCTACTCCAAGCCGCTGTTCTGGCACCGCGCCTACTACGTGGGCAGCGTGGGGGGGGTGCGACCCTTGAGACCGTCCGCGCCTACGTGGACGCGCAGGGCACCGTCGAGCATGCGCGCAAGTCCGAAGCAAAAAGAAGAAAACCGCCCGCTTGACCCGCCCCTGCCCGGTCGGCTTCGCCTATGTGACGCTGCGCGTCAGCCCGGGCGAGGAAGGGGAATGCGCGAGCATGTGTTCAACCAGGGTCGAAACGGCCCGCGATCGCGCCCATGCAGAACGCGCTCAGTCTGGACGGAAGTAAGGCCGTCCAGCTCGGGTCTGTGA
- the icd gene encoding NADP-dependent isocitrate dehydrogenase, whose product MYQHIRVPAEGQRITVAADQSISVPDHPIIPFIEGDGTGADITPVMLKVVDAAVAKAYGGKRKISWMEIYAGEKATRVYGPDVWLPEETMHALKDFVVSIKGPLTTPVGGGIRSLNVALRQELDLYVCLRPVRYFQGVPSPVKEPEKVDMVIFRENSEDIYAGIEWQAESEGAKKIIDFLIRDMGVKKIRFPATSGIGIKPVSREGTERLVRKAIQYAIDNGRKSVTLVHKGNIMKFTEGGFRDWGYALAQREFGAQPVDGGPWCSFKNPKTGQEIVVKDMIADAFLQQIILRPAEYDVIATLNLNGDYISDALAAQVGGIGIAPGANLSDTVAMFEATHGTAPKYAGKDYVNPGSEILSAEMMLRHMGWVEAADCIVAAMERAIQSKHVTYDFARLMPGATQVSCSGFGQVMIDHM is encoded by the coding sequence ATGTACCAACACATTCGCGTGCCCGCCGAAGGGCAGCGCATCACCGTTGCGGCCGATCAGTCGATCAGCGTGCCGGACCACCCGATCATCCCCTTTATCGAAGGAGACGGCACAGGCGCCGATATCACCCCCGTGATGCTGAAGGTGGTGGATGCGGCCGTTGCCAAAGCCTACGGCGGCAAGCGCAAGATCTCCTGGATGGAGATCTACGCTGGCGAAAAGGCCACGCGCGTGTATGGTCCCGATGTGTGGTTGCCTGAAGAAACCATGCACGCGCTGAAGGATTTCGTCGTGTCGATCAAGGGGCCGCTGACCACGCCCGTGGGCGGTGGGATCCGCTCGCTCAATGTCGCACTTCGACAGGAACTCGACCTGTATGTGTGCCTGCGACCCGTGCGCTATTTCCAGGGGGTGCCTTCGCCGGTGAAGGAGCCGGAAAAGGTCGACATGGTGATCTTCCGGGAGAATTCGGAAGACATTTACGCCGGGATTGAGTGGCAGGCCGAGTCCGAAGGGGCAAAGAAGATCATCGATTTTCTGATCCGCGACATGGGGGTGAAGAAAATCCGGTTTCCGGCGACCTCGGGGATCGGGATCAAGCCCGTCTCACGCGAAGGGACCGAGCGCTTGGTGCGCAAGGCGATTCAGTATGCCATTGACAATGGGCGCAAGTCGGTGACGCTCGTGCACAAGGGCAACATCATGAAATTCACCGAGGGTGGGTTCCGTGACTGGGGCTACGCCCTTGCGCAGCGTGAATTTGGCGCGCAGCCCGTGGATGGCGGGCCGTGGTGCAGCTTCAAGAACCCGAAGACAGGGCAAGAGATCGTTGTCAAGGACATGATCGCCGACGCCTTTTTGCAGCAGATCATCCTGCGGCCGGCCGAATACGACGTGATCGCGACGCTCAACCTCAATGGTGACTACATCTCCGACGCGTTGGCTGCCCAAGTGGGGGGCATCGGCATTGCGCCGGGTGCGAATCTGTCGGATACGGTAGCAATGTTCGAGGCCACACATGGCACGGCGCCAAAATATGCCGGCAAGGACTATGTCAACCCGGGTTCAGAGATTCTTTCCGCCGAGATGATGCTGCGCCACATGGGGTGGGTGGAGGCAGCCGACTGCATCGTCGCGGCGATGGAACGCGCCATTCAGTCCAAACATGTCACGTATGACTTCGCCCGCTTGATGCCGGGCGCAACCCAGGTGTCGTGCTCAGGGTTCGGGCAGGTGATGATCGACCATATGTAG
- a CDS encoding DUF192 domain-containing protein codes for MNLRPAPVWRIVLTVVLTAAAPFSHAQLAVLPQTTLQAGMHLIQAEVARTSEERETGLMFRRELSGNHGMLFVFEDDRPVCMWMKNTLIPLTVAFIDDHGTITNTADMQPQTLDSHCAVQNVRFALEMPIGWFAKRGIKPGFTLRGAPFGSTAAK; via the coding sequence ATGAATCTGCGACCCGCTCCCGTGTGGCGCATCGTGCTGACGGTCGTGCTGACTGCGGCAGCGCCTTTTTCCCATGCGCAACTCGCTGTGCTTCCGCAGACCACGCTGCAAGCCGGCATGCACCTCATCCAGGCCGAAGTGGCCAGGACGTCCGAAGAGCGCGAAACCGGCCTCATGTTTCGCCGCGAACTCAGCGGCAACCATGGCATGCTCTTCGTCTTTGAGGACGATCGCCCAGTCTGCATGTGGATGAAAAACACATTGATTCCGCTGACCGTGGCGTTCATCGACGACCACGGCACCATCACGAACACCGCCGACATGCAGCCGCAAACCCTGGACAGCCACTGCGCGGTGCAAAACGTGCGATTCGCGCTTGAAATGCCCATCGGCTGGTTTGCCAAACGCGGCATCAAGCCTGGCTTCACACTGCGCGGCGCGCCGTTCGGCAGCACCGCCGCGAAATAG
- a CDS encoding superoxide dismutase, which produces MEHQLPALPFTLDALAPHMSRETLEYHHGKHHQAYVTNLNNLIKGTEFEPLSLEEIIRKAPAGGVFNNAAQVWNHTFFWHCLSPKGGGEPSGALLAAINAKWGGFAAFKEAFQKSAVGNFGSGWTWLVKKHDGSVDIVNTSNGATPLTTADKPLLTVDVWEHAYYIDFRNRRPDFVSTYLNHLVNWSFAQSNFA; this is translated from the coding sequence ATGGAACACCAACTCCCCGCACTGCCGTTTACCCTGGATGCGCTGGCGCCGCACATGTCGCGCGAAACCCTGGAGTATCACCACGGCAAGCACCATCAGGCATACGTCACAAACCTGAACAACTTGATCAAGGGCACGGAATTTGAACCGCTGAGTCTGGAAGAGATCATCCGCAAGGCACCGGCCGGCGGCGTTTTCAACAATGCGGCCCAAGTCTGGAATCACACGTTTTTCTGGCATTGCCTGAGCCCCAAGGGCGGCGGCGAGCCCAGCGGAGCGTTGCTGGCTGCCATCAACGCCAAATGGGGTGGCTTTGCGGCCTTCAAGGAGGCGTTTCAAAAGTCAGCGGTGGGAAATTTCGGCTCGGGCTGGACGTGGCTCGTGAAGAAGCACGATGGGTCGGTGGACATCGTCAATACCAGCAATGGCGCGACGCCACTGACGACGGCCGACAAGCCGCTGTTGACCGTGGATGTGTGGGAGCATGCCTATTACATCGACTTTCGCAATCGCCGCCCGGACTTCGTCTCAACCTACCTGAATCACTTGGTTAACTGGTCCTTCGCGCAGAGTAACTTCGCCTGA
- the xseA gene encoding exodeoxyribonuclease VII large subunit, with protein MRIEPGQTEAWSVSSLARALADTLFARFGVVTVQGEISGFTRAASGHCYFSLRDEAAQLKCVMFRQRAALVNFDVRDGQRVEVRAAVGIYEPRGDLQLTVESLRAAGQGALLEQFLRLKGKLEAEGLFDPARKRVLPAHPHVVGIVTSPQAAALQDVLATLARRSPQVRVVIYPASVQGTGAALELARAVHTAGMRREVDVLLLVRGGGAMEDLWAFNDEALARALAASPIPVISGVGHETDFTIADFVADRRATTPTAAAELCAPAWADLRQQVASQARALQQAWQRRLAREQQTLDRLQLRLPTPQRMMHAAALHLRDVQARMQSIVRAALAQRMQSLEHVSRRLASLPMQGLARRQLQFAEIERRLSQAIVQRIHRDAGRLDGLRERLTLLDPAATLQRGYCLVWHAGGALVQEASEVQAGQELVLATAGSAARLAVRSAAIVEHPLAATRQTGPGESS; from the coding sequence GTGCGGATTGAGCCTGGCCAGACCGAAGCGTGGAGCGTCAGCAGCTTGGCGCGGGCGCTTGCCGATACCTTGTTCGCGCGCTTCGGCGTCGTCACCGTGCAGGGTGAGATCAGCGGTTTCACCCGCGCAGCGAGCGGCCATTGCTATTTTTCTTTGCGCGACGAGGCCGCGCAGCTGAAGTGTGTGATGTTTCGCCAGCGTGCGGCCCTGGTGAACTTTGATGTGCGTGACGGCCAGCGCGTCGAGGTGAGGGCGGCGGTCGGCATCTATGAGCCTCGGGGTGATCTGCAACTCACGGTTGAGTCCTTGCGTGCAGCCGGACAGGGCGCCTTGCTGGAGCAGTTCCTTCGCCTGAAGGGCAAGTTGGAGGCCGAGGGGCTGTTCGATCCTGCGCGCAAACGCGTGCTGCCCGCGCACCCGCATGTAGTGGGTATCGTGACCTCGCCGCAGGCGGCAGCTTTGCAGGATGTGCTGGCGACGCTTGCGCGGCGCAGTCCGCAGGTGCGTGTGGTCATTTACCCCGCTTCAGTTCAGGGCACCGGTGCTGCTCTGGAACTGGCGCGGGCCGTGCACACGGCTGGGATGCGGCGCGAAGTGGACGTGCTGCTGCTCGTGCGCGGGGGCGGCGCGATGGAAGACCTCTGGGCCTTTAATGACGAGGCGCTGGCGCGCGCGCTGGCAGCCAGCCCGATTCCGGTGATCAGCGGAGTGGGTCATGAGACCGACTTCACCATTGCCGACTTTGTGGCCGACAGGCGTGCCACCACGCCCACGGCGGCAGCCGAACTGTGTGCACCGGCTTGGGCCGACCTGCGCCAGCAGGTCGCCAGCCAGGCGCGTGCGTTGCAGCAGGCTTGGCAAAGGCGGCTGGCACGCGAACAGCAGACGCTGGACCGGCTGCAACTGCGACTGCCCACGCCGCAACGCATGATGCACGCTGCTGCGTTGCACCTGCGCGACGTGCAGGCGCGTATGCAGAGCATCGTGCGCGCTGCGCTGGCGCAGCGCATGCAGTCGCTCGAGCATGTGTCGCGGCGGCTCGCAAGCCTTCCCATGCAAGGGCTGGCGAGACGCCAGCTCCAGTTCGCCGAGATCGAGCGACGCCTCAGCCAGGCGATCGTGCAGCGTATTCACCGCGATGCAGGCAGGCTTGATGGACTGCGGGAGCGTTTGACTCTGCTTGACCCCGCGGCGACATTGCAGCGGGGTTATTGCCTCGTGTGGCATGCGGGGGGTGCACTCGTGCAGGAGGCCAGCGAGGTGCAGGCCGGACAAGAGCTGGTGTTGGCGACGGCTGGATCGGCGGCGCGCCTTGCGGTGCGCTCGGCTGCAATCGTCGAGCATCCGCTGGCGGCCACACGGCAAACCGGGCCGGGCGAAAGTTCCTAG
- a CDS encoding MotA/TolQ/ExbB proton channel family protein — protein sequence MLSIVEAAGWPIWPLIACSITALAIILERLSTLRTARVIPPRLLDEAMAVSSSTVPTPDTIDKLELNSPLGAVLAAGFRAVRRPHASMESLREDMENSGRAVMHRLARYLNALGTVASAAPLLGLLGTVVGLIEIFGSQTGSSTNPTLLAHGISVALYNTAFGLIIAVPSLMFYRYFRGRVDDFGIELEQAARRLATHLQPQVEGASPARA from the coding sequence TTGCTGAGCATCGTCGAAGCCGCAGGCTGGCCGATCTGGCCGCTGATTGCCTGTTCCATCACCGCGCTGGCAATCATCCTTGAGCGCCTGTCCACATTGCGAACCGCCAGAGTCATCCCGCCGCGTCTCCTGGATGAGGCCATGGCGGTGTCTTCGTCCACTGTGCCCACGCCCGACACCATTGACAAGCTGGAGCTCAATTCTCCCTTGGGTGCAGTGCTGGCCGCAGGGTTTCGCGCCGTGCGCAGGCCGCACGCCAGCATGGAGAGCCTGCGCGAGGACATGGAAAACAGTGGACGGGCAGTCATGCATCGGCTCGCGCGCTACCTGAATGCCCTCGGCACGGTGGCCTCGGCTGCGCCACTCCTCGGGCTGCTGGGCACTGTTGTGGGCCTCATCGAGATCTTCGGCTCGCAAACCGGAAGCAGCACCAATCCCACTTTGCTGGCCCATGGCATTTCTGTGGCGCTGTACAACACCGCCTTCGGTCTGATCATTGCCGTGCCGTCGCTAATGTTCTATCGCTATTTCCGGGGTCGCGTTGACGATTTCGGCATCGAACTCGAACAGGCTGCCAGGCGCCTGGCCACGCACCTTCAGCCTCAGGTTGAAGGTGCTTCGCCTGCCCGCGCTTGA
- a CDS encoding biopolymer transporter ExbD, protein MNFQRPRPDDPEINLIPLIDVLLVILIFLMITTTYSKYTELKINLPTADAPKARPYTHEVVVGVAADGTYAVNGRILPTRSVNDIVTALAQAAKGNANTMVVISADAQSTQQSVINVMEAARLAGLSQLTFATQRSSGS, encoded by the coding sequence ATGAATTTCCAGCGCCCCCGCCCCGACGATCCGGAAATCAACCTCATTCCATTGATCGACGTGTTGTTGGTGATCCTGATTTTTCTGATGATCACCACCACATATTCGAAGTACACCGAACTGAAAATCAACCTGCCCACCGCTGACGCGCCCAAGGCCCGACCGTACACGCATGAGGTTGTGGTCGGTGTGGCTGCCGATGGCACGTATGCGGTCAACGGGCGCATCCTGCCCACGCGCAGCGTGAACGACATCGTGACCGCACTGGCCCAGGCGGCCAAGGGCAATGCGAACACGATGGTGGTGATCAGCGCCGACGCGCAAAGCACGCAGCAGTCGGTGATCAACGTGATGGAAGCCGCACGCCTTGCGGGACTGAGTCAACTCACCTTCGCCACGCAACGCTCATCGGGCTCGTGA